The following coding sequences lie in one Anguilla anguilla isolate fAngAng1 chromosome 14, fAngAng1.pri, whole genome shotgun sequence genomic window:
- the glrx gene encoding glutaredoxin-1 codes for MAQEFVETKLKGDKVVLFWKPSCSYCVMAKEVLSKYKFKAGHLEFIDISGRNDMSKIQDYFLEITGARTVPRVFIGEECIGGGSDVAELDKNGKLEGMLLSIGALQ; via the exons ATGGCCCAGGAGTTCGTCGAGACAAAATTAAAAGGGGACAAAGTCGTTTTGTTTTGGAAACCGTCGTGTTCGTATTGCGTGATGGCAAAGGAGGTTCTGTCCAAGTATAAATTCAAAGCTGGACACCTGGAGTTCATCGATATAAGTGGAAGAAACGATATGAGCAAAATTCAGGACTACTTCCTTGAGATAACCGGAGCTAGAACC GTGCCGCGGGTCTTCATTGGAGAGGAGTGTATAGGTGGCGGCAGTGACGTAGCTGAACTGGATAAGAACGGGAAGCTGGAGGGGATGCTGCTGTCCATCGGTGCTCTGCAGTAA
- the ell2 gene encoding RNA polymerase II elongation factor ELL2 isoform X3, producing the protein MFAAQRDYGGGEIVMAALAEEGRYRVSCCGRDGTATSVLHVKLTETVYRALKNYQNSKNALSSRPTIQFKGQQGSVRIPRADDPSASASFDFFVSRVGKDGPQGSFECVRQDVSGSDVPLLSCMGVVQDKITLCASSSHDPPQRPPQAEVGMRKRETKPAKPADGPSTGKRVPFRKPAPSSSPSDLVPERKRSTPVNPAALLRKGPPNPPPVSQARYRDRVVHLLALRPHKKLAVLARLQRDKINPKDLGSTLQQVANLNPKDNTYSLKDHLYRDVRRDWPGYSEEEREQLGQILASKFGTQCESPSTKSPKESIPTSQQRGQECDFIDPLMPKKSRISHISSRAPVTPPPSDGHAPSKEDKPAPPAPHLPASNPPLPLSSRSPSTPEGCGTQALPVDAQSSRVDQSRSSSTPAPSPAPALAPGSAPTLEQREGGGSKKPKKRSKKRKEREESPDLPTTKIAKSDREESTEAPVRSMEVTSTDVIPDYLHKFTAVTSMTQRQSYKDDFNAEYGEYCALHARVEKVTRRFTQLDSQCKLLQPGTKEHKEEVLQEYNKMKRTSPSYREMKQRCEHLHNKLAHIKRLIAEFDQQRARTWDYCADAGRDGRAIPST; encoded by the exons ATGTTCGCTGCTCAGAGGGACTATGGTGGAGGGGAAATAGTCATGGCGGCGCTCGCGGAGGAGGGGAGGTACCGTGTGAGCTGCTGCGGTCGCGATGGGACCGCGACCTCCGTGTTACACGTGAAACTGACCGAGACAGTTTACAGGGCGTTAAAGAATTACCAAAACTCTAAG AATGCGTTGTCCTCAAGACCAACAATACAGTTCAAGGGGCAACAAGGG AGCGTGAGGATTCCCCGAGCGGACGACCCCTCTGCTTCGGCCTCCTTTGACTTCTTCGTGTCCCGAGTCGGGAAGGACGGCCCTCAGGGAAGCTTTGAGTGCGTGCGCCAGGATGTCTCGGG cagcgACGTGCCCCTCCTGTCCTGCATGGGTGTGGTGCAGGACAAGATCACGCTCTGTGCCTCTAGCTCCCACGACCCCCCGCAGCGCCCCCCACAGGCTGAGGTGGGTATGCGCAAACGGGAGACCAAACCCGCCAAGCCTGCCGACGGCCCCTCCACAG GTAAGAGGGTCCCTTTCCGAAAGCCGGCTccgtcctcctccccctctgacCTGGTCCCGGAGCGGAAGCGCTCCACGCCCGTCAACCCGGCCGCCCTGCTCCGGAAGGGTCCCCCGAACCCGCCGCCGGTGTCCCAGGCGCGCTACCGCGACCGCGTGGTCCACCTGCTGGCCCTGCGGCCCCACAAGAAGCTGGCGGTGCTGGCCCGTCTGCAGCGGGACAAGATCAACCCCAAGGACCTGGGCAGCACTCTGCagcag GTGGCCAATCTGAACCCGAAGGACAACACGTACTCCCTGAAGGACCACCTGTACCGGGATGTCCGGAGGGACTGGCCCGGGTACTCAGAGGAGGAGCGGGAACAGCTGGGGCAGATTCTGGCCAG CAAATTTGGCACCCAGTGTGAGTCTCCCTCCACCAAAAGTCCAAAAGAGTCCATTCCAACTTCACAACAG AGAGGTCAGGAGTGCGACTTCATCGACCCTCTGATGCCCAAGAAGTCCCGGATCTCCCACATCAGCAGCCGCGCCCCCGTGACCCCGCCTCCGAGCgatggccacgccccctccaaGGAGGACaagcccgccccgcccgccccccacctcccagcgTCCAACCCGCCGCTCCCCCTCAGCTCCCGCTCCCCGAGCACGCCGGAGGGCTGCGGCACCCAGGCCCTGCCCGTCGACGCCCAGAGCTCCCGCGTGGACCAATCACGGAGCTCCTCCACGCCCGCTcctagccccgcccctgcccttGCTCCCGGCTCTGCCCCCACCCTCGAGCAGAGGGAGGGCGGCGGGAGCAAGAAGCCCAAAAAGAGGTCCAAAAAGcgcaaggagagggaggagagcccGGACCTCCCCACCACCAAGATCGCCAAATCTGACCGAGAAG AAAGCACAGAGGCTCCGGTCCGCTCCATGGAGGTGACCTCCACCGACGTGATTCCAGATTACttaca TAAGTTCACCGCCGTGACGTCCATGACGCAGCGTCAGAGCTACAAGGACGACTTCAACGCGGAGTACGGCGAGTACTGTGCGCTGCACGCCCGCGTGGAGAAGGTCACCCGCCGCTTCACCCAGCTGGACTCCCAGTGCAAGCTGCTCCAGCCCGGCACCAAGGAGCACAAG GAAGAAGTCTTACAGGAGTACAACAAAATGAAACGA ACCAGCCCCAGCTACAGGGAGATGAAGCAGAGGTGTGAGCACCTCCATAACAAGCTGGCCCACATCAAGCGCCTGATCGCCGAATTCGACCAGCAGCGCGCCCGCACCTGGGACTACTGCGCCGACGCTGGGAGGGACGGGCGGGCCATCCCCAGCACATGA
- the ell2 gene encoding RNA polymerase II elongation factor ELL2 isoform X2 — protein MFAAQRDYGGGEIVMAALAEEGRYRVSCCGRDGTATSVLHVKLTETVYRALKNYQNSKNALSSRPTIQFKGQQGSVRIPRADDPSASASFDFFVSRVGKDGPQGSFECVRQDVSGDVPLLSCMGVVQDKITLCASSSHDPPQRPPQAEVGMRKRETKPAKPADGPSTGKRVPFRKPAPSSSPSDLVPERKRSTPVNPAALLRKGPPNPPPVSQARYRDRVVHLLALRPHKKLAVLARLQRDKINPKDLGSTLQQVANLNPKDNTYSLKDHLYRDVRRDWPGYSEEEREQLGQILASKFGTQCESPSTKSPKESIPTSQQRGQECDFIDPLMPKKSRISHISSRAPVTPPPSDGHAPSKEDKPAPPAPHLPASNPPLPLSSRSPSTPEGCGTQALPVDAQSSRVDQSRSSSTPAPSPAPALAPGSAPTLEQREGGGSKKPKKRSKKRKEREESPDLPTTKIAKSDREESTEAPVRSMEVTSTDVIPDYLHKFTAVTSMTQRQSYKDDFNAEYGEYCALHARVEKVTRRFTQLDSQCKLLQPGTKEHKEVQEEVLQEYNKMKRTSPSYREMKQRCEHLHNKLAHIKRLIAEFDQQRARTWDYCADAGRDGRAIPST, from the exons ATGTTCGCTGCTCAGAGGGACTATGGTGGAGGGGAAATAGTCATGGCGGCGCTCGCGGAGGAGGGGAGGTACCGTGTGAGCTGCTGCGGTCGCGATGGGACCGCGACCTCCGTGTTACACGTGAAACTGACCGAGACAGTTTACAGGGCGTTAAAGAATTACCAAAACTCTAAG AATGCGTTGTCCTCAAGACCAACAATACAGTTCAAGGGGCAACAAGGG AGCGTGAGGATTCCCCGAGCGGACGACCCCTCTGCTTCGGCCTCCTTTGACTTCTTCGTGTCCCGAGTCGGGAAGGACGGCCCTCAGGGAAGCTTTGAGTGCGTGCGCCAGGATGTCTCGGG cgACGTGCCCCTCCTGTCCTGCATGGGTGTGGTGCAGGACAAGATCACGCTCTGTGCCTCTAGCTCCCACGACCCCCCGCAGCGCCCCCCACAGGCTGAGGTGGGTATGCGCAAACGGGAGACCAAACCCGCCAAGCCTGCCGACGGCCCCTCCACAG GTAAGAGGGTCCCTTTCCGAAAGCCGGCTccgtcctcctccccctctgacCTGGTCCCGGAGCGGAAGCGCTCCACGCCCGTCAACCCGGCCGCCCTGCTCCGGAAGGGTCCCCCGAACCCGCCGCCGGTGTCCCAGGCGCGCTACCGCGACCGCGTGGTCCACCTGCTGGCCCTGCGGCCCCACAAGAAGCTGGCGGTGCTGGCCCGTCTGCAGCGGGACAAGATCAACCCCAAGGACCTGGGCAGCACTCTGCagcag GTGGCCAATCTGAACCCGAAGGACAACACGTACTCCCTGAAGGACCACCTGTACCGGGATGTCCGGAGGGACTGGCCCGGGTACTCAGAGGAGGAGCGGGAACAGCTGGGGCAGATTCTGGCCAG CAAATTTGGCACCCAGTGTGAGTCTCCCTCCACCAAAAGTCCAAAAGAGTCCATTCCAACTTCACAACAG AGAGGTCAGGAGTGCGACTTCATCGACCCTCTGATGCCCAAGAAGTCCCGGATCTCCCACATCAGCAGCCGCGCCCCCGTGACCCCGCCTCCGAGCgatggccacgccccctccaaGGAGGACaagcccgccccgcccgccccccacctcccagcgTCCAACCCGCCGCTCCCCCTCAGCTCCCGCTCCCCGAGCACGCCGGAGGGCTGCGGCACCCAGGCCCTGCCCGTCGACGCCCAGAGCTCCCGCGTGGACCAATCACGGAGCTCCTCCACGCCCGCTcctagccccgcccctgcccttGCTCCCGGCTCTGCCCCCACCCTCGAGCAGAGGGAGGGCGGCGGGAGCAAGAAGCCCAAAAAGAGGTCCAAAAAGcgcaaggagagggaggagagcccGGACCTCCCCACCACCAAGATCGCCAAATCTGACCGAGAAG AAAGCACAGAGGCTCCGGTCCGCTCCATGGAGGTGACCTCCACCGACGTGATTCCAGATTACttaca TAAGTTCACCGCCGTGACGTCCATGACGCAGCGTCAGAGCTACAAGGACGACTTCAACGCGGAGTACGGCGAGTACTGTGCGCTGCACGCCCGCGTGGAGAAGGTCACCCGCCGCTTCACCCAGCTGGACTCCCAGTGCAAGCTGCTCCAGCCCGGCACCAAGGAGCACAAG GAGGTCCAGGAAGAAGTCTTACAGGAGTACAACAAAATGAAACGA ACCAGCCCCAGCTACAGGGAGATGAAGCAGAGGTGTGAGCACCTCCATAACAAGCTGGCCCACATCAAGCGCCTGATCGCCGAATTCGACCAGCAGCGCGCCCGCACCTGGGACTACTGCGCCGACGCTGGGAGGGACGGGCGGGCCATCCCCAGCACATGA
- the ell2 gene encoding RNA polymerase II elongation factor ELL2 isoform X1, with product MFAAQRDYGGGEIVMAALAEEGRYRVSCCGRDGTATSVLHVKLTETVYRALKNYQNSKNALSSRPTIQFKGQQGSVRIPRADDPSASASFDFFVSRVGKDGPQGSFECVRQDVSGSDVPLLSCMGVVQDKITLCASSSHDPPQRPPQAEVGMRKRETKPAKPADGPSTGKRVPFRKPAPSSSPSDLVPERKRSTPVNPAALLRKGPPNPPPVSQARYRDRVVHLLALRPHKKLAVLARLQRDKINPKDLGSTLQQVANLNPKDNTYSLKDHLYRDVRRDWPGYSEEEREQLGQILASKFGTQCESPSTKSPKESIPTSQQRGQECDFIDPLMPKKSRISHISSRAPVTPPPSDGHAPSKEDKPAPPAPHLPASNPPLPLSSRSPSTPEGCGTQALPVDAQSSRVDQSRSSSTPAPSPAPALAPGSAPTLEQREGGGSKKPKKRSKKRKEREESPDLPTTKIAKSDREESTEAPVRSMEVTSTDVIPDYLHKFTAVTSMTQRQSYKDDFNAEYGEYCALHARVEKVTRRFTQLDSQCKLLQPGTKEHKEVQEEVLQEYNKMKRTSPSYREMKQRCEHLHNKLAHIKRLIAEFDQQRARTWDYCADAGRDGRAIPST from the exons ATGTTCGCTGCTCAGAGGGACTATGGTGGAGGGGAAATAGTCATGGCGGCGCTCGCGGAGGAGGGGAGGTACCGTGTGAGCTGCTGCGGTCGCGATGGGACCGCGACCTCCGTGTTACACGTGAAACTGACCGAGACAGTTTACAGGGCGTTAAAGAATTACCAAAACTCTAAG AATGCGTTGTCCTCAAGACCAACAATACAGTTCAAGGGGCAACAAGGG AGCGTGAGGATTCCCCGAGCGGACGACCCCTCTGCTTCGGCCTCCTTTGACTTCTTCGTGTCCCGAGTCGGGAAGGACGGCCCTCAGGGAAGCTTTGAGTGCGTGCGCCAGGATGTCTCGGG cagcgACGTGCCCCTCCTGTCCTGCATGGGTGTGGTGCAGGACAAGATCACGCTCTGTGCCTCTAGCTCCCACGACCCCCCGCAGCGCCCCCCACAGGCTGAGGTGGGTATGCGCAAACGGGAGACCAAACCCGCCAAGCCTGCCGACGGCCCCTCCACAG GTAAGAGGGTCCCTTTCCGAAAGCCGGCTccgtcctcctccccctctgacCTGGTCCCGGAGCGGAAGCGCTCCACGCCCGTCAACCCGGCCGCCCTGCTCCGGAAGGGTCCCCCGAACCCGCCGCCGGTGTCCCAGGCGCGCTACCGCGACCGCGTGGTCCACCTGCTGGCCCTGCGGCCCCACAAGAAGCTGGCGGTGCTGGCCCGTCTGCAGCGGGACAAGATCAACCCCAAGGACCTGGGCAGCACTCTGCagcag GTGGCCAATCTGAACCCGAAGGACAACACGTACTCCCTGAAGGACCACCTGTACCGGGATGTCCGGAGGGACTGGCCCGGGTACTCAGAGGAGGAGCGGGAACAGCTGGGGCAGATTCTGGCCAG CAAATTTGGCACCCAGTGTGAGTCTCCCTCCACCAAAAGTCCAAAAGAGTCCATTCCAACTTCACAACAG AGAGGTCAGGAGTGCGACTTCATCGACCCTCTGATGCCCAAGAAGTCCCGGATCTCCCACATCAGCAGCCGCGCCCCCGTGACCCCGCCTCCGAGCgatggccacgccccctccaaGGAGGACaagcccgccccgcccgccccccacctcccagcgTCCAACCCGCCGCTCCCCCTCAGCTCCCGCTCCCCGAGCACGCCGGAGGGCTGCGGCACCCAGGCCCTGCCCGTCGACGCCCAGAGCTCCCGCGTGGACCAATCACGGAGCTCCTCCACGCCCGCTcctagccccgcccctgcccttGCTCCCGGCTCTGCCCCCACCCTCGAGCAGAGGGAGGGCGGCGGGAGCAAGAAGCCCAAAAAGAGGTCCAAAAAGcgcaaggagagggaggagagcccGGACCTCCCCACCACCAAGATCGCCAAATCTGACCGAGAAG AAAGCACAGAGGCTCCGGTCCGCTCCATGGAGGTGACCTCCACCGACGTGATTCCAGATTACttaca TAAGTTCACCGCCGTGACGTCCATGACGCAGCGTCAGAGCTACAAGGACGACTTCAACGCGGAGTACGGCGAGTACTGTGCGCTGCACGCCCGCGTGGAGAAGGTCACCCGCCGCTTCACCCAGCTGGACTCCCAGTGCAAGCTGCTCCAGCCCGGCACCAAGGAGCACAAG GAGGTCCAGGAAGAAGTCTTACAGGAGTACAACAAAATGAAACGA ACCAGCCCCAGCTACAGGGAGATGAAGCAGAGGTGTGAGCACCTCCATAACAAGCTGGCCCACATCAAGCGCCTGATCGCCGAATTCGACCAGCAGCGCGCCCGCACCTGGGACTACTGCGCCGACGCTGGGAGGGACGGGCGGGCCATCCCCAGCACATGA